In Burkholderiales bacterium, the following proteins share a genomic window:
- a CDS encoding polymer-forming cytoskeletal protein: MFNKDIFSKKDDAPTPNPRGVAVNITPDLRGAVRANVQPPEETAQRTVAQPPMPAKEDDLAGSKLIVGPDIKLKGVEITDCDTLVVEGRVEASMDSRVVQIAQNGIFNGTATMDVAEIWGSFEGTLTARKQLVVYATGRVSGTVRYGKIRVEEGGELSGDISTLSSGHKKDNNYQPVKQEKAQVKA, translated from the coding sequence GTGTTCAACAAGGATATTTTCAGCAAGAAAGACGATGCCCCCACGCCCAACCCGCGCGGAGTCGCCGTCAACATCACGCCGGACCTGCGCGGCGCCGTGCGTGCGAACGTCCAGCCGCCCGAGGAAACCGCGCAGCGCACGGTAGCCCAGCCGCCGATGCCGGCGAAGGAAGACGACCTCGCGGGCAGCAAGCTCATCGTCGGCCCCGATATCAAGTTGAAGGGCGTCGAGATCACCGATTGCGACACGCTGGTCGTCGAAGGCCGGGTCGAAGCGTCGATGGACAGCCGCGTCGTCCAGATCGCGCAGAACGGCATCTTCAACGGCACCGCGACGATGGACGTCGCGGAGATCTGGGGCTCGTTCGAAGGCACCCTGACCGCCCGCAAGCAGCTCGTCGTCTACGCGACGGGCCGAGTCTCGGGCACGGTGCGCTACGGCAAGATCCGCGTCGAAGAAGGCGGCGAGCTGTCGGGCGACATCAGCACGCTGTCGTCGGGGCACAAGAAGGACAACAACTACCAGCCGGTGAAGCAGGAGAAAGCCCAGGTCAAGGCGTAA
- a CDS encoding tripartite tricarboxylate transporter substrate binding protein: MFARVKLAALAAAYVAASGGVCHAQQPAWPAKPIRLLVGFPAGGPTDIVARLVGDKLAAQINQRIVVDNRPGAAGNIAVELLAKSNADGHTLLYSSNAIALSPGLYTRLGYDPLKDVTPVTEIGAGCLIFLVHPSLPVKTAQEFVDYAKPRAGQLNYGSSGTGTSTHLAAVLFSQRAGIQTQHVPYKGTAPSLVDLVAGRTQFLMGAVLTAVPHVKEGRLRALGVTGARRIASLPDLRTLEESGFPGFVVTTWQGVFAPGGTPAPLTNRINAELVKAVHSPDLKPKIEQQDMEPTGPSAAQFDRMYRAELARWTKVAKDAGLKAE; this comes from the coding sequence ATGTTCGCACGAGTGAAGCTCGCGGCGCTCGCCGCCGCGTATGTTGCCGCGTCCGGCGGCGTGTGTCATGCGCAACAGCCGGCGTGGCCGGCCAAGCCGATACGGCTCCTCGTCGGATTCCCGGCAGGCGGTCCCACCGACATCGTCGCGCGTCTCGTCGGCGACAAGCTCGCGGCGCAGATCAACCAGCGCATCGTCGTCGACAACCGGCCCGGCGCGGCGGGCAACATCGCGGTCGAGCTTCTCGCCAAGTCGAACGCCGACGGACACACCCTGCTCTATTCGTCGAACGCGATCGCGCTCTCGCCCGGGCTCTATACCAGGCTCGGCTACGACCCGCTGAAGGACGTCACGCCGGTGACCGAGATCGGCGCCGGCTGCCTCATCTTCCTCGTCCATCCGTCGCTGCCGGTGAAGACGGCGCAGGAGTTCGTCGATTACGCCAAGCCGCGCGCCGGGCAGCTCAATTACGGCTCGTCGGGCACCGGCACCAGCACGCATCTCGCGGCCGTGCTCTTCTCGCAGCGCGCCGGGATACAGACGCAGCACGTGCCGTACAAAGGCACGGCGCCGTCGCTCGTCGACCTCGTCGCAGGCAGGACGCAGTTCCTCATGGGCGCGGTGCTCACGGCGGTGCCGCACGTGAAGGAAGGGCGGCTGCGCGCGCTCGGCGTCACCGGCGCCAGGCGCATCGCCTCGCTGCCCGACCTGCGCACGCTCGAAGAGTCGGGCTTTCCGGGCTTCGTGGTGACGACGTGGCAGGGCGTCTTCGCTCCCGGCGGCACGCCGGCGCCGCTGACCAACCGCATCAACGCCGAGCTCGTCAAGGCGGTCCACAGTCCCGACCTCAAACCGAAGATCGAGCAGCAGGACATGGAGCCCACCGGCCCGTCGGCGGCGCAGTTCGACAGGATGTATCGCGCCGAGCTCGCACGCTGGACCAAGGTCGCGAAAGACGCCGGGCTCAAGGCCGAATGA
- a CDS encoding HNH endonuclease — MAAAAPADTRSFKAEVLFRLQNPCPSTGETRGECRGYVIDRVIPVVCGGAEDPSNMQWQTLAQAREKDRWEKIGCRHGRKLVLPTPAVPAEVFPMEEAPTAPEVQPLPQG, encoded by the coding sequence GTGGCTGCGGCGGCCCCCGCCGATACGCGTAGCTTCAAGGCCGAAGTGCTGTTCCGTCTCCAGAACCCGTGTCCGTCCACCGGCGAGACGCGCGGCGAGTGCAGGGGCTACGTCATCGACCGCGTGATCCCGGTGGTGTGCGGCGGCGCCGAAGACCCGTCGAACATGCAGTGGCAGACGCTGGCGCAGGCGCGGGAGAAAGACCGCTGGGAGAAGATCGGCTGCAGGCACGGACGGAAGCTCGTGCTGCCCACGCCGGCAGTGCCCGCGGAAGTGTTTCCGATGGAGGAAGCGCCGACGGCGCCGGAGGTTCAGCCGCTACCGCAGGGCTGA
- a CDS encoding sensor histidine kinase N-terminal domain-containing protein: protein MSRAAAAPSIRRELLARLVGPLVLIMALGGGSAYGLSHYFTQVVLDHWLYDNAISLANRVKWENGRSEIDLPEGAREILEWDTVDRLYYEVISERGERLIYNGLIAAPPMQPTPEHPVYYESIQSRNRVRALAVAVDEPGGATVIVKVAETRHKRDALATQVLWISVALSIVLAIVSAIVTWLAIGSGMASMNKAVRDIRTVHAAAPLSPIPAGADVPVEVQPLVEEINTLIHNLSRAHELNQRFIADAAHQLRTPIATLRVQLEIALREEDPERHTTAVNDAVRELARMSRTLHQLLTLARADENGKAEPSTEAPVDIDLIAREEVERRIDDAVAAGVDLGYAGAGAPVLVRGAQELLREAVANLLDNALRYGASGRHVTVGVLSGEPEVYVEDDGPGIPESERERVTQRFYRVRGSSGDGCGLGLSIVNEIVRRHAGKLVLESGANGRGLRARVRFAV, encoded by the coding sequence ATGAGCCGCGCGGCGGCCGCCCCGAGCATACGGCGCGAGCTGCTCGCGCGCCTCGTCGGGCCGCTGGTGCTCATCATGGCGCTCGGCGGAGGATCGGCGTACGGGCTCTCGCACTACTTCACGCAGGTCGTGCTCGACCACTGGCTGTACGACAACGCGATCTCGCTCGCCAATCGCGTGAAGTGGGAGAACGGCCGCTCGGAGATCGACCTCCCGGAAGGGGCCCGCGAGATCCTCGAGTGGGACACCGTCGACCGCCTCTATTACGAAGTGATCTCCGAGCGCGGCGAGCGCCTCATCTACAACGGCCTCATCGCCGCACCCCCGATGCAGCCGACGCCCGAGCATCCGGTGTATTACGAGTCGATCCAGTCGCGCAACCGCGTGCGCGCCCTCGCGGTCGCGGTTGACGAGCCCGGCGGCGCGACGGTCATCGTGAAAGTCGCCGAGACGCGTCACAAGCGCGACGCGCTCGCGACACAGGTGCTGTGGATCAGCGTCGCGCTGTCGATCGTCCTCGCGATCGTGTCGGCGATCGTGACGTGGCTCGCGATCGGCAGCGGCATGGCGTCGATGAACAAAGCGGTGCGCGACATCCGCACCGTGCACGCGGCCGCCCCGCTCTCGCCCATCCCGGCCGGCGCGGACGTTCCCGTGGAAGTACAGCCGCTGGTGGAGGAGATCAACACCCTCATTCACAACCTGTCGCGCGCGCACGAGCTCAACCAGCGGTTCATCGCCGATGCCGCCCACCAGCTGCGCACGCCGATCGCGACCTTGCGCGTTCAGCTCGAGATCGCGCTGCGCGAGGAAGATCCCGAGCGTCACACCACGGCGGTCAACGACGCGGTCCGCGAGCTCGCGCGCATGAGCCGCACCCTGCATCAGTTGCTCACGCTCGCCAGGGCCGACGAGAACGGCAAGGCCGAGCCGAGCACCGAGGCCCCGGTCGACATCGATCTCATCGCGCGCGAGGAAGTCGAGCGGCGCATTGACGACGCGGTGGCCGCGGGCGTCGACCTCGGCTATGCGGGCGCGGGCGCGCCGGTGCTCGTGCGCGGCGCCCAGGAACTGCTGCGCGAAGCGGTGGCGAACCTTCTGGATAACGCCTTGCGCTACGGCGCGTCGGGGCGGCACGTCACCGTCGGCGTGCTGAGCGGCGAGCCGGAGGTGTACGTCGAAGACGACGGTCCGGGCATACCCGAGAGCGAGCGCGAGCGCGTGACGCAGCGCTTCTACCGCGTGCGCGGCAGCTCGGGAGACGGCTGCGGGCTGGGGCTATCGATCGTCAACGAGATCGTGCGCAGGCACGCGGGCAAGCTCGTGCTGGAGAGCGGGGCCAACGGCCGCGGACTTCGCGCCCGCGTCAGGTTCGCGGTGTAG
- a CDS encoding response regulator transcription factor: protein MAAHDKGCREPVEGAHRLLLVEDDAALARGIEAALLQSSYAVTVAPTAADALDLARTEDFDIGVLDLGLPDRDGIDLLADLRSQRVVFPILVLSARDALNDRIRGLDTGADDYLVKPFALGELEARLRALLRRKDEHGGWKQLGGLRFDVTERRALIGDEDVDLTAREVAILDELLSKARKVVSKQALFDAVFPVETESAPNALEVHVSRLRHKLAGAGVTIRSVRGLGYRLEEGDA from the coding sequence GTGGCCGCGCACGATAAAGGCTGTCGCGAACCTGTCGAGGGCGCGCACCGGCTGCTGCTGGTCGAGGACGACGCGGCGCTGGCGCGCGGCATCGAGGCGGCGCTGCTGCAGAGCAGCTACGCGGTGACGGTCGCGCCGACCGCGGCCGACGCGCTCGACCTCGCACGCACCGAGGACTTCGACATCGGGGTGCTCGATCTCGGTCTCCCCGATCGCGACGGCATCGATCTGCTCGCCGACCTGCGCAGCCAGCGCGTGGTCTTCCCGATCCTGGTGCTGTCGGCGCGCGATGCGCTGAACGACCGCATCCGCGGGCTCGACACCGGCGCCGACGACTATCTCGTCAAGCCTTTCGCGCTGGGCGAGCTCGAAGCGCGGCTGCGAGCGCTGCTGCGGCGCAAGGACGAGCACGGGGGCTGGAAGCAGCTCGGGGGATTGCGCTTCGACGTGACCGAGCGGCGCGCGCTGATCGGCGACGAGGACGTGGATCTCACCGCGCGCGAGGTCGCGATCCTCGACGAGCTCCTGTCCAAGGCGCGCAAGGTGGTGAGCAAGCAGGCGCTGTTCGACGCGGTGTTCCCGGTCGAGACCGAGTCGGCGCCGAACGCGCTCGAAGTGCACGTGAGCCGCCTGCGGCACAAGCTCGCCGGCGCAGGCGTGACGATCCGCAGCGTGCGCGGGCTCGGCTACCGCCTCGAGGAAGGCGACGCATGA
- a CDS encoding TolC family protein yields the protein MHACLLRLAAAALIAVVLPAYAASPAVDPRRLTFDQAQVLMLERNRELQLARLAVTGAEADVTIAGAAPNPVFSVGNSRMGSGNSDAGPFVKRMEQSVGVSQLFERGNKRELRREVAQHTASAVRIEQYDVARQQRIALAQAYYDLLLAQERGRIAAETASTFDNTLDAAQRRVKAGDLSRSDLSRITVDALRARNEAQAIALERDKAQLALGYLIGLERDAKLINAGDAWPPLQSPATPNVDRIVDQRADVKAAQERVRAAERNRDLAQSLRTRDVTAGVQYDRTPNDAVRNSVGFTLSVPLFTRYYYEGEIRRAEADYDAAVASVERARATALTELGTAAATLDNAAQRVRRFQEGLLNSAEQAAAGAEFAYTRGAIGVMDLLDARRQLHALRLESAAALADYARAVAAWRAATEPVPGNIQ from the coding sequence ATGCACGCGTGTCTCCTGCGCCTCGCCGCGGCAGCGCTCATCGCGGTGGTGCTGCCGGCATACGCGGCCTCCCCCGCGGTCGATCCGCGGCGCCTCACGTTCGACCAGGCCCAGGTCCTCATGCTGGAGCGCAACCGCGAGCTGCAGCTCGCGCGGCTCGCGGTCACCGGCGCGGAAGCCGACGTGACGATCGCCGGCGCCGCGCCCAATCCGGTGTTCTCGGTCGGCAACTCGCGGATGGGCTCGGGCAACTCGGACGCCGGTCCGTTCGTGAAGCGCATGGAGCAAAGCGTCGGCGTGAGCCAGCTCTTCGAGCGCGGGAACAAGCGCGAGCTGAGACGCGAGGTCGCGCAGCACACGGCGTCCGCGGTGCGCATCGAGCAGTACGACGTCGCGCGGCAGCAGCGCATCGCGCTCGCCCAGGCCTATTATGATCTGCTGCTCGCGCAGGAGCGCGGCCGCATCGCGGCCGAGACCGCCTCGACTTTCGACAACACGCTCGACGCCGCGCAGCGCCGCGTCAAAGCGGGCGATCTCTCGCGCTCCGATCTTTCGCGCATCACCGTCGACGCGCTGCGCGCGCGCAACGAAGCGCAGGCGATCGCGCTCGAGCGCGACAAGGCGCAGCTCGCGCTCGGATATCTCATCGGCCTGGAGCGCGATGCGAAGCTCATCAACGCCGGCGACGCGTGGCCGCCGCTCCAGTCTCCCGCGACGCCCAACGTCGATCGCATCGTCGACCAGCGCGCCGACGTAAAGGCGGCGCAGGAGCGCGTGCGCGCCGCCGAGCGCAATCGCGACCTCGCGCAGTCCTTACGCACGCGCGACGTCACCGCCGGCGTGCAGTACGACCGCACGCCCAACGACGCGGTGCGCAACAGCGTCGGCTTCACGCTGAGCGTGCCGCTCTTCACGCGCTATTACTACGAAGGCGAGATCCGCCGCGCCGAAGCCGATTACGACGCCGCGGTCGCCTCGGTGGAGCGCGCGCGCGCGACCGCGCTGACCGAGCTCGGCACGGCCGCCGCGACGCTCGACAACGCCGCTCAGCGCGTGCGCCGCTTCCAGGAAGGTTTGCTCAATTCGGCGGAGCAGGCCGCGGCAGGCGCCGAGTTCGCCTATACGCGCGGCGCGATCGGCGTCATGGACCTGCTCGACGCGCGCCGCCAGCTTCACGCACTCAGGCTCGAATCCGCGGCGGCGCTCGCCGATTACGCGCGCGCGGTCGCGGCATGGCGCGCGGCCACCGAGCCTGTTCCCGGGAACATTCAGTGA
- a CDS encoding efflux RND transporter periplasmic adaptor subunit has product MIRTSFIALFSAAILAAACTKEAVQESAPEPVVQGDTITFPAADKAPKLGTAPVLEERAPALRLNGRLTWDEERTVRVFSPFAGRVARILVQPGDRVSKGQTLAVLGSPEFGQAQAEARRADTDVQLAEKNLQRQKELENAGVAPRKDLQTAEAEFERAKSELERARGRVRLYGSSAKGVDQSFAIASPVAGVVVERNINPGMEVRPDQMTSNAPPLFIVTDPTHLWALLDATEKDLAAVHVGKIVTVRTPVYEGESFRATLVNVSDALDPATRTLKARATLDNKDRKLKAEMFVTGELDTQQPVRIMLPAKAVYFQGGKHYAFTEEGPGRYTRRVVKIGDDHDGKVEVAAGVTPGQKVVIDDVLMLQQMLQPRRVQK; this is encoded by the coding sequence GTGATTCGTACATCGTTCATCGCGTTGTTCAGCGCGGCGATCCTCGCCGCCGCATGCACCAAGGAAGCCGTCCAGGAGAGCGCGCCCGAGCCGGTCGTGCAGGGCGACACCATCACCTTTCCGGCTGCGGACAAGGCCCCGAAGCTCGGCACCGCGCCGGTGCTCGAGGAGCGCGCGCCGGCGCTGCGCCTCAACGGCCGGCTCACGTGGGACGAAGAGCGCACCGTGCGCGTGTTCTCGCCGTTCGCGGGCCGCGTCGCGCGCATCCTCGTCCAGCCGGGCGACCGGGTGAGCAAAGGGCAGACGCTCGCGGTGCTCGGCTCCCCCGAGTTCGGACAGGCGCAGGCCGAGGCGCGGCGCGCCGACACCGACGTGCAGCTCGCGGAGAAGAACCTCCAGCGCCAGAAGGAGCTCGAAAACGCCGGCGTCGCGCCGCGCAAGGATCTCCAGACCGCGGAAGCCGAATTCGAGCGCGCGAAATCCGAGCTCGAGCGCGCGCGCGGGCGCGTGCGGCTGTACGGCAGCAGCGCCAAAGGCGTCGACCAGTCCTTCGCGATCGCCAGCCCGGTCGCCGGCGTCGTCGTCGAGCGCAACATCAATCCCGGGATGGAAGTGCGGCCCGACCAGATGACGTCGAACGCCCCGCCGCTGTTCATCGTCACCGATCCCACGCACCTGTGGGCGCTGCTCGACGCGACCGAGAAGGACCTCGCGGCGGTGCACGTGGGCAAGATCGTCACGGTGCGCACGCCGGTGTACGAGGGTGAGTCGTTCAGGGCGACGCTGGTCAACGTCTCCGACGCGCTCGATCCTGCGACGCGCACCCTGAAGGCGCGCGCGACGCTCGACAACAAGGACCGCAAGCTCAAGGCCGAGATGTTCGTCACCGGCGAGCTCGACACGCAGCAGCCGGTGCGCATCATGCTGCCCGCGAAGGCGGTGTACTTCCAGGGCGGCAAGCACTACGCCTTCACCGAGGAAGGCCCCGGCCGCTACACGCGCCGGGTCGTGAAGATCGGCGACGATCACGACGGCAAGGTCGAGGTCGCCGCAGGTGTTACGCCTGGCCAGAAAGTGGTGATCGACGACGTGCTCATGCTCCAGCAGATGCTGCAGCCGCGGCGCGTTCAGAAATGA
- a CDS encoding CusA/CzcA family heavy metal efflux RND transporter → MSQRTHSNAIKRIVSFALNQPLFIVLGMILFIGGGIAAFKNLPVEALPDVTDTQVTVITLYPGRAAEEVEKQVTFPIEVALAGMPNSIRMFSHTQFGLSFIILTFDDKANPYFARQQVLERLREADLPPNVTPQLAPLSTAVGEIYRYRVKGAGVPDHELRTIQDWTIARQLKLIPGVADIVSFGGFIKQYEVSPDLAKLKYYKISLQQLFSALERGSSNAGGGYVEQGRQQFLIRGIGLVRSPEEVLDVVVAERNGVPVLVRHIATLSIGAVPRQGVIGQDGDPDITTGVVLMRRGENPSVVLEAVKQKVDLMNRTMLPKGVQIVPYYDRTWLLDKTLKTVFTNLVEGAMLVTLILFLFLGNLRASLIVASIIPLSLLGTFLGLTFLGVPANLLSLGAMDFGIIVDGAVIVVENIFRRLGEHPAADRKQRLSTILEAASEVGRPTLFSMLIIIAAHIPIFTLQRHEGRIFAPMAYSVTSALVASLIFSLTLVPLLCLVLMKKRVPHDENRLVLWCKKLYKPALEWSLRRRKLVVGGAIATLALALALVPRIGTEFLPELNEGSIWINVPLHPSLSVTEARDQMFRIRNAIANIPEVNTIVYKAGRPEDGTDPKLISMAEILVDLKPESEWKRKTSKQEIIREMDAAFDKLPGVQASFSQPIRDNILESISQIDGQIVVKVFGDDLGVLRDTAAQVMGAIADVPGLARAMVDRQGELPQELIEIDRAQAARYGLNIGDIQDVIETALGGREATRIWEGERKFGVVVRLKPEERSLTQLRDILLTTQSGAFIPLNQVATFKTIGGSMNISRENGGRVIAIGVFIEGRDMGSVVADMQKRVAERVKLPAGYTMSWSGEFENQERAMSRLAVIVPISILLIFLLLFDAFKSFRGALLIVLNIPFALIGGIVALLVTGIPLSVSAAIGFIALFGQAVLNGVVMVSYFNQLKSQGKSPEEAVIEGSLVRLRTVLMTGLLAMCGLLPMALSHDIGSETQKPLAVVVIGGLISATILTLIVLPTLYVIFERRYHHGHAADRRNTPRGGAHAPIGPHSPHDGE, encoded by the coding sequence ATGAGCCAGCGCACCCACTCCAACGCGATCAAGCGCATCGTCTCGTTCGCGCTGAACCAGCCGCTGTTCATCGTGCTGGGGATGATCCTCTTCATCGGCGGCGGCATCGCCGCGTTCAAGAACCTGCCGGTCGAAGCGCTGCCGGACGTGACCGACACCCAGGTGACGGTCATCACGCTCTACCCGGGGCGCGCGGCGGAAGAAGTCGAAAAGCAGGTCACCTTTCCGATCGAGGTCGCGCTCGCGGGCATGCCGAACTCGATCCGCATGTTCTCGCACACCCAGTTCGGGCTGTCGTTCATCATCCTCACCTTCGACGACAAGGCGAACCCGTACTTCGCGCGCCAGCAGGTGCTCGAGCGGTTGCGCGAAGCCGACCTGCCGCCGAACGTGACGCCGCAGCTCGCGCCGTTGTCGACCGCGGTCGGCGAGATCTACCGCTATCGCGTCAAGGGCGCCGGCGTCCCCGATCACGAGCTGCGCACGATCCAGGACTGGACGATCGCGCGGCAGCTGAAGCTCATACCCGGCGTCGCGGACATCGTGAGCTTCGGCGGTTTCATCAAGCAGTACGAGGTGAGCCCCGATCTCGCCAAGCTCAAGTACTACAAGATCAGCCTGCAGCAGCTCTTCTCCGCGCTCGAGCGCGGCAGCTCGAACGCCGGCGGCGGTTACGTCGAGCAGGGCCGCCAGCAGTTCCTCATCCGCGGCATCGGCCTGGTGCGCTCGCCCGAGGAAGTGCTCGACGTGGTCGTGGCCGAGAGGAACGGCGTGCCGGTGCTGGTGCGCCACATCGCGACGCTCTCCATCGGCGCGGTGCCGCGGCAGGGCGTGATCGGCCAGGACGGCGATCCCGACATCACCACCGGTGTCGTGCTCATGCGCCGCGGCGAGAACCCGTCGGTCGTGCTCGAGGCGGTCAAGCAGAAGGTCGACCTCATGAACCGCACGATGCTGCCCAAGGGCGTGCAGATCGTGCCGTACTACGACCGCACGTGGCTGCTCGACAAGACGCTGAAGACGGTTTTTACGAACCTGGTCGAAGGCGCGATGCTGGTGACGCTGATCCTGTTCCTGTTCCTCGGCAACCTGCGCGCGTCGCTGATCGTCGCGTCGATCATCCCGCTGTCGCTGCTGGGCACCTTCCTCGGCCTCACGTTCCTCGGCGTGCCCGCGAACCTGCTCAGCCTCGGCGCGATGGACTTCGGCATCATCGTCGACGGCGCGGTGATCGTGGTCGAGAACATCTTCCGAAGGCTGGGCGAGCATCCGGCCGCGGATCGCAAGCAGCGGCTGAGCACGATCCTCGAAGCGGCGTCCGAGGTCGGGCGGCCGACGCTGTTCTCGATGCTCATCATCATCGCCGCGCACATCCCGATCTTCACGCTCCAGCGCCACGAAGGCCGCATCTTCGCGCCGATGGCGTACTCGGTGACCTCGGCGCTCGTCGCCTCGCTGATCTTCTCGCTCACGCTCGTGCCGTTGCTCTGCCTGGTGCTGATGAAGAAGCGCGTGCCGCACGACGAGAACCGGCTGGTGCTCTGGTGCAAGAAGCTCTACAAGCCCGCGCTCGAGTGGTCGCTCCGCAGGCGCAAGCTGGTCGTCGGCGGCGCGATCGCCACGCTCGCGCTCGCGCTCGCCCTGGTGCCGCGCATCGGCACCGAGTTCCTCCCCGAGCTCAACGAAGGCTCGATCTGGATCAACGTGCCGCTGCATCCCAGCCTGTCGGTCACTGAGGCGCGCGACCAGATGTTCCGCATCCGCAACGCGATCGCGAACATCCCCGAGGTGAACACCATCGTCTACAAGGCGGGGCGTCCCGAGGACGGCACCGATCCCAAGCTCATCTCGATGGCCGAGATCCTCGTCGATCTCAAGCCCGAGTCGGAGTGGAAGCGCAAGACGAGCAAGCAGGAGATCATCCGCGAGATGGACGCGGCGTTCGACAAGCTGCCCGGCGTGCAGGCGAGCTTCTCGCAGCCCATCCGCGACAACATCCTCGAGAGCATCTCGCAGATCGACGGCCAGATCGTGGTGAAGGTCTTCGGCGACGACCTCGGCGTGCTGCGCGACACCGCGGCGCAGGTCATGGGCGCGATCGCCGACGTGCCCGGCCTCGCGCGCGCGATGGTCGATCGCCAGGGCGAGCTGCCGCAGGAGCTCATCGAGATCGACCGCGCGCAGGCGGCGCGCTACGGGCTGAACATCGGCGACATCCAGGACGTGATCGAGACCGCGCTCGGCGGCCGCGAGGCGACGCGCATCTGGGAAGGCGAGCGCAAGTTCGGCGTCGTGGTGCGGCTGAAGCCCGAGGAGCGCTCGCTGACGCAGTTGCGCGACATCCTGCTCACCACGCAGTCGGGCGCGTTCATCCCCTTGAACCAGGTCGCGACGTTCAAGACGATCGGCGGCAGCATGAACATCAGCCGCGAGAACGGCGGGCGCGTGATCGCGATCGGCGTGTTCATCGAAGGCCGCGACATGGGCTCGGTCGTGGCGGACATGCAGAAGCGCGTCGCCGAGCGCGTGAAACTGCCGGCGGGCTACACCATGAGCTGGTCGGGCGAGTTCGAGAACCAGGAGCGCGCGATGTCGCGGCTCGCGGTGATCGTGCCGATCTCGATCCTGCTCATCTTCCTGCTGCTCTTCGACGCGTTCAAATCGTTCCGCGGCGCCTTGCTGATCGTGCTCAACATCCCGTTCGCGCTGATCGGCGGCATCGTCGCGCTGCTCGTCACCGGCATCCCGCTGTCGGTGTCGGCGGCGATCGGCTTCATCGCGCTCTTCGGCCAGGCGGTGCTGAACGGGGTGGTGATGGTGTCGTACTTCAATCAGCTCAAGAGCCAGGGCAAATCGCCCGAGGAGGCGGTGATCGAAGGCTCGCTGGTGCGGCTGCGCACCGTGCTGATGACCGGCCTGCTCGCGATGTGCGGCCTCTTACCGATGGCGTTGTCGCACGACATCGGCTCGGAGACCCAGAAGCCGCTCGCCGTCGTCGTCATCGGCGGTCTCATCTCCGCGACCATCCTCACGCTGATCGTCCTGCCGACGCTCTACGTCATCTTCGAGCGCCGCTATCACCACGGCCACGCGGCCGACCGCCGCAACACGCCGCGCGGCGGCGCGCACGCCCCCATCGGACCGCACTCGCCGCACGACGGCGAGTAG
- a CDS encoding NAD(P)/FAD-dependent oxidoreductase yields the protein MPPDHDCTIVGASFAGLACATALARAGVRVTVLEKKADAGDKLHTTGIIVKDAIDQIALLDRLPAQHVRRVAGVRLYAPNLNHVDLSAPGYYFLTTDTPQVMRWLAERAEEAGARIAYRAPFRSAARVQSGFDLGEHGVTRYLVGADGPTSTVAKTLGLGRSRQFLFGIEHEYAGVELAEPNMLHCFVDRRLAPGYIGWVAAAPGAVQVGLAHRVHGERMPAVAALERFLEKIAPVIDLRDVQPASVRAGRIPCGGTVSPVAASRVLLVGDAAGMVSPVTAGGIHTALKHGLAAGHAIADYLGGRREDPSGWFVRSYPKFRAKRMLRFLFDRFQSDALFNLLLHTRPLRAAASVVYFHHKGVFDPAGTSARYASVAEDYARRNDT from the coding sequence ATGCCCCCGGACCACGACTGCACCATCGTCGGCGCGAGCTTCGCCGGCCTCGCGTGCGCCACCGCGCTCGCGCGCGCCGGCGTGCGCGTCACGGTGCTCGAGAAAAAGGCGGACGCCGGCGACAAGCTCCACACCACCGGCATCATCGTGAAAGACGCGATCGACCAGATCGCGCTGCTCGACCGGCTGCCTGCCCAGCACGTGCGCCGCGTGGCGGGCGTGCGTCTGTACGCGCCGAACCTCAACCACGTCGACCTCTCCGCACCGGGTTATTACTTCCTCACCACGGATACGCCGCAGGTCATGCGCTGGCTCGCCGAGCGCGCCGAGGAAGCCGGCGCACGCATCGCGTATCGCGCGCCATTCAGGAGCGCGGCGCGCGTGCAGAGCGGCTTCGACCTCGGCGAGCACGGCGTCACTCGCTATCTCGTCGGCGCCGACGGTCCGACTTCGACCGTCGCGAAGACGCTGGGCCTCGGGCGCAGCCGGCAGTTCCTGTTCGGCATCGAGCACGAGTACGCCGGCGTGGAGCTTGCCGAGCCGAACATGCTCCACTGCTTCGTCGACCGCAGGCTCGCGCCGGGATACATCGGCTGGGTGGCCGCCGCGCCGGGCGCGGTGCAGGTCGGTCTCGCACACCGCGTGCACGGCGAGCGCATGCCCGCGGTCGCGGCGCTGGAAAGATTTCTGGAGAAGATCGCGCCGGTGATCGACCTGCGCGACGTGCAGCCCGCGTCGGTGCGCGCCGGCAGGATACCGTGCGGCGGGACGGTGAGCCCGGTCGCCGCGAGCCGCGTGCTGCTGGTCGGCGACGCGGCGGGCATGGTGTCGCCGGTCACCGCCGGCGGCATACACACCGCGCTCAAGCACGGGCTCGCGGCAGGCCATGCGATCGCCGATTACCTGGGCGGACGTCGCGAAGATCCGAGCGGCTGGTTCGTGCGCTCGTATCCGAAGTTCCGCGCCAAGCGCATGCTGCGCTTCCTGTTCGACCGCTTCCAGAGCGACGCGCTCTTCAACCTGCTGCTGCACACCCGGCCGCTGCGCGCGGCGGCGAGCGTCGTGTACTTCCATCACAAAGGGGTGTTCGATCCCGCAGGGACGAGCGCCCGCTACGCCAGCGTCGCAGAGGACTATGCCCGCAGGAACGATACCTAG